A window of [Clostridium] innocuum genomic DNA:
CCAATGCGTTATGCTATGTGGGCTACATCCGCAGCAATTCCTTTCAGCAGCCGCTGGACAAGGAGGAGGAGGCGCGCTGTATCTCCTTGCTGAGCGAGCGCGATGAGGAAGCCAGAAACAAGCTGATTGAACACAATCTGCGTCTGGTTGCTCACATCGTAAAGAAATATGATATCAAAAAGGAACAAACGGAGGATCTGATCAGCATCGGTACCATCGGACTCATTAAGGCAGTGGATTCCTTTAAACCGGAGAAGGGACATAAGCTGACAACCTATGCCTCCAAATGTATTGAAAATGAAATCCTGATGTATCTGCGCAGCAGTAAAAACTATTTTCAAAACGTTTCATTAAACGAACCGATTGCCACAGACAAGGATGGCAGTGAGATAACTCTGATTGATGCCATTTCCTCACCGGAGGATAGCAGCATTATCGATGATATGATCGTGGAGGATAACATCGCGCGTTTAAAACGTTATATCCATGTTCTGGATGCAAGAGAGCTTGAAATTATCACCAAGCGCTTTGGTCTGTACGGGCAGGAGGAGGAAACACAGCGGGAAATCGCCAGACAGCTGCATATCTCACGCTCCTATGTTTCCCGAATCGAAAAGCGTGCCTTTATGAAAATTTACCGGGAGTTTCAAAAGGAAGAAAAACGCAAGGAGCGTCTGCGTCAAAACAAGGAGAAGGAGTAGGTCAAAACAGCTTCTGATTCTTCGCTGTCTGAGGCTGCTGCAAGAACTGGCGGATGCACTGGATCATGTGCACGCATTGCAGCGAAACGGTATGCAGTATTAAAAAAA
This region includes:
- a CDS encoding sigma-70 family RNA polymerase sigma factor, with the protein product MFTTIFEVLSNALCYVGYIRSNSFQQPLDKEEEARCISLLSERDEEARNKLIEHNLRLVAHIVKKYDIKKEQTEDLISIGTIGLIKAVDSFKPEKGHKLTTYASKCIENEILMYLRSSKNYFQNVSLNEPIATDKDGSEITLIDAISSPEDSSIIDDMIVEDNIARLKRYIHVLDARELEIITKRFGLYGQEEETQREIARQLHISRSYVSRIEKRAFMKIYREFQKEEKRKERLRQNKEKE